A genomic region of Balaenoptera ricei isolate mBalRic1 chromosome 21, mBalRic1.hap2, whole genome shotgun sequence contains the following coding sequences:
- the CENPU gene encoding centromere protein U isoform X1, whose translation MAPPRRVRRSGPRYSKNTVGRTQSTKDEAGQKHKPTDIFDFPDNSGISSIGRLGENEKDEEPYETFDPPLHSTAIYADEEEFSKHCGSSLPSTPQGKEAKRSSDTSDVEASENESVKISAKKPGRKLKPISDESESTEESDVRRKVKPADNISTQREAVSATASSELSEKPAESVMLKKVGPLGAKPSVEKETLETESQLKTQKKKMFRGKRKKPRSEATDLDTSDCLPIWCLKEKKTSDIMELDVILSAFENILLEYKQKTDSKICKEAINKFHSNLKEELINMLKEVQVLKTLKRKNTKMISDIEKKRQRLIEVQDELLRLEPELKQLQIKYDELKERKASLRNAAYFLSNLKQLHQDYSDIQEKEPNVKETYDSSSLPALLFKARPLLGAENHLQNINYQLEKLLDQK comes from the exons ATGGCCCCGCCGCGGCGAGTGCGGCGCTCGGG TCCGAGATATTCAAAGAACACTGTAGGAAGAACACAGTCCACGAAAGAT GAAGCTGGCCAAAAGCACAAGCCTACCGATATATTTGATTTTCCTGATAATTCTGGGATCTCAAGCATCGGCAGGCTGGGTGAAAATGAGAAAGATGAAGAACCCTATGAAACCTTTG ACCCTCCTTTACACAGCACTGCTATATATGCTGACGAGGAAGAATTCTCCAAGCACTGCGGGTCATCTCTCCCCTCAACTCCTcaaggaaaagaagcaaaaagaag TTCGGACACTTCTGACGTTGAAGCAAGTGAAAATGAGTCTGTAAAAATTAGTGCAAAAAAG CCAGGAAGAAAACTCAAGCCCATTAGTGATGAATCTGAAAGCACTGAAGAAAGTGATGTAAGAAGAAAAGTTAAACCAGCAGACAACATAAGTACACAACGTGAAGCTGTTTCAGCTACAGCATCTTCAGAACTTTCAGAGAAACCAGCTGAATCAGTCATGCTTAAAAAGGTGGGACCCCTTGGTGCCAAGCCCTCTGTTGAAAAAGAGACCCTGGAAACAGAAAGTCAACTG aaaactcagaaaaagaagatGTTTCGTGGCAAAAGGAAGAAACCAAGAAGTGAAGCCACAGACTTGG ATACTTCCGACTGTTTACCTATTTggtgtttaaaagaaaagaaaaccagtgaCATCATGGAGTTAGATGTCATTTTGTCTGCATTTGAGAACATCCTCCTAGAGTATAA ACAAAAAACAGACTCTAAAATTTGTAAGGAAGCAATCAACAAATTTCATTCTAATTTGAAAGAAGAACTCATCAACATG cTGAAAGAAGTCCAGGTGTTGAAAACTCTGAAAAGGAAGAACACTAAG ATGATCTCAGATATCGAAAAGAAAAGGCAACGTTTGATTGAAGTCCAGGATGAACTGCTTCG gttAGAACCAGAGCTGAAACAACTACAAATAAAGTATGATGAACTTAAGGAGAGAAAAGCTTCCCTTAGGAATGCAGCATATTTCTTGTCTAATTTAAAACAGCTTCATCAAGATTATTCAGATATTCAAGAGAAAGAACCAAATG
- the CENPU gene encoding centromere protein U isoform X3: MAPPRRVRRSGPRYSKNTVGRTQSTKDEAGQKHKPTDIFDFPDNSGISSIGRLGENEKDEEPYETFDPPLHSTAIYADEEEFSKHCGSSLPSTPQGKEAKRSSDTSDVEASENESVKISAKKPGRKLKPISDESESTEESDVRRKVKPADNISTQREAVSATASSELSEKPAESVMLKKVGPLGAKPSVEKETLETESQLKTQKKKMFRGKRKKPRSEATDLDTSDCLPIWCLKEKKTSDIMELDVILSAFENILLEYKQKTDSKICKEAINKFHSNLKEELINMLKEVQVLKTLKRKNTKMISDIEKKRQRLIEVQDELLRMIHPAFQLCYSKQDPFWELKTIFKISTIN; this comes from the exons ATGGCCCCGCCGCGGCGAGTGCGGCGCTCGGG TCCGAGATATTCAAAGAACACTGTAGGAAGAACACAGTCCACGAAAGAT GAAGCTGGCCAAAAGCACAAGCCTACCGATATATTTGATTTTCCTGATAATTCTGGGATCTCAAGCATCGGCAGGCTGGGTGAAAATGAGAAAGATGAAGAACCCTATGAAACCTTTG ACCCTCCTTTACACAGCACTGCTATATATGCTGACGAGGAAGAATTCTCCAAGCACTGCGGGTCATCTCTCCCCTCAACTCCTcaaggaaaagaagcaaaaagaag TTCGGACACTTCTGACGTTGAAGCAAGTGAAAATGAGTCTGTAAAAATTAGTGCAAAAAAG CCAGGAAGAAAACTCAAGCCCATTAGTGATGAATCTGAAAGCACTGAAGAAAGTGATGTAAGAAGAAAAGTTAAACCAGCAGACAACATAAGTACACAACGTGAAGCTGTTTCAGCTACAGCATCTTCAGAACTTTCAGAGAAACCAGCTGAATCAGTCATGCTTAAAAAGGTGGGACCCCTTGGTGCCAAGCCCTCTGTTGAAAAAGAGACCCTGGAAACAGAAAGTCAACTG aaaactcagaaaaagaagatGTTTCGTGGCAAAAGGAAGAAACCAAGAAGTGAAGCCACAGACTTGG ATACTTCCGACTGTTTACCTATTTggtgtttaaaagaaaagaaaaccagtgaCATCATGGAGTTAGATGTCATTTTGTCTGCATTTGAGAACATCCTCCTAGAGTATAA ACAAAAAACAGACTCTAAAATTTGTAAGGAAGCAATCAACAAATTTCATTCTAATTTGAAAGAAGAACTCATCAACATG cTGAAAGAAGTCCAGGTGTTGAAAACTCTGAAAAGGAAGAACACTAAG ATGATCTCAGATATCGAAAAGAAAAGGCAACGTTTGATTGAAGTCCAGGATGAACTGCTTCG